The Cohnella abietis genome has a segment encoding these proteins:
- a CDS encoding serine/threonine protein kinase, which produces MANSVTITLNDISFQLHKDKDFEWLKELGNVFCVFDQQDSGNISFGVQNGETKRFIKYAGAHPLAYLGDPKDAVTRLKQAIPLYQHLSHQHLINLINHFEVEDGYALVFEWFDGECLHPHWSFPPPAKYNDPNSPYFRYKQLPTELRLLSIDSIFSFHVEVEASGYVAVDFYDGSILYDFNTNATKVCDIDVYQKKPFINTMGRLWGSSRFMSPEEFELGASIDSVTNVFNMGAIAFALIGGELDRSSTKWDAGKALYEVALKAVEPNRNDRYQSVKEFYSAWKSACEILGEASGDN; this is translated from the coding sequence ATGGCTAATTCTGTTACTATCACACTGAATGACATATCATTTCAACTACATAAAGACAAAGATTTCGAATGGCTAAAAGAGCTAGGTAATGTGTTTTGTGTTTTCGATCAACAGGATTCAGGGAATATATCCTTTGGGGTTCAAAATGGTGAAACGAAGAGGTTTATCAAATATGCGGGAGCGCATCCTTTAGCCTATTTGGGTGATCCAAAGGACGCAGTCACTCGATTAAAGCAAGCGATACCTCTGTATCAGCATTTAAGTCATCAGCATCTCATTAATTTAATTAACCATTTTGAAGTGGAGGATGGATATGCGTTAGTGTTTGAATGGTTTGATGGGGAGTGTCTTCATCCTCATTGGTCATTTCCACCACCAGCCAAATATAACGATCCGAACTCGCCCTATTTTCGATATAAACAATTGCCGACTGAGTTACGTCTACTTTCTATAGATAGTATTTTTTCCTTTCATGTGGAAGTTGAGGCAAGTGGTTATGTTGCTGTTGATTTCTATGACGGTAGTATTTTGTATGATTTTAATACGAATGCAACAAAAGTCTGTGATATTGATGTTTATCAGAAAAAGCCCTTTATTAATACAATGGGGAGGCTGTGGGGGTCTTCTAGATTCATGTCTCCAGAAGAGTTTGAGCTTGGGGCCAGTATTGACTCGGTTACGAATGTGTTTAATATGGGAGCAATTGCTTTTGCGCTTATTGGCGGGGAGCTTGATCGTTCTTCTACGAAATGGGACGCTGGAAAAGCCTTATATGAGGTAGCGCTTAAAGCTGTTGAACCTAATCGAAATGATAGATATCAATCGGTGAAAGAGTTTTATTCAGCTTGGAAAAGTGCGTGCGAAATACTAGGTGAAGCGAGTGGAGATAATTAG
- a CDS encoding S-layer homology domain-containing protein: MVRRSSKRFASVFMALILVFTMFGNVVSAEGGAPGSSMNLTAFSIKGYAGVISTNNDGSAESVTITVPYGTDLTNIKPQFSHNGTYADVNGVAQKSGLDAVDFSSPVLYKIHNASNENTHNYLVTVNVLPHLTLTLTTDKASYKPGEPVVVTVSASNTTNVNADGVQRIKTTLEFDPTKFSVKSYIDEDDEYTEKGYKPLLNTENTYMNAPYFLKMSSPNAKYLVLDLRSDIPFKDGPIYQVTLDSLDTLGSYVAALSIYIGTVTAGGDYIQGSPIIVNTLVNVVAPSSEKQITQFSILNSTGSIDQKDKTINVQVPFNTDLTTLAPQFTVSASASVKVGTTAQVSGTTSNNFTNPVKYTVYAEDGSKQDYMVTVSLETAPPIPSTSKDLSTFSILGNAGSISPTAKTVDVIVPFATDLTALAPQFTITGTSVKVGDITQESGVTLNNFTSSVTYTVYAEDKSYQDYKVTVRLASPDVVYPPTSPPPTGPVSTPAPTATPKPVLNEKLNIDVIKAQVEKATSAPAIAFKDVPKDSPTAKAIELATKLGIVMGYADGSFHANATVTRAEFATMLVKALGLESTDKANFKDTRGHWAADAIAALHSFGFINGYADGSFKPNQSISKAEIVAILSKVINITLSSNPTKFSDVSGSWAEDAINKLSDSGIVKGASDGSFKPNAKATRSESLLMILRMLNVSLNLSLDIE; this comes from the coding sequence ATGGTAAGAAGAAGTTCAAAGCGTTTTGCATCCGTATTCATGGCACTTATTTTAGTTTTTACGATGTTTGGTAATGTGGTTTCAGCGGAAGGAGGCGCACCGGGGTCTTCTATGAACCTCACAGCATTCTCCATCAAGGGATATGCAGGTGTTATTAGCACGAATAATGATGGTAGTGCTGAGAGTGTTACTATCACCGTACCTTACGGTACAGATTTAACCAACATTAAGCCTCAATTCAGTCACAACGGGACTTACGCCGATGTTAACGGGGTTGCTCAGAAATCTGGTTTGGATGCTGTTGATTTTTCTTCACCTGTACTTTATAAAATACACAATGCATCAAATGAAAATACTCACAATTACTTGGTCACTGTCAACGTACTTCCCCATTTGACGCTAACTTTAACCACGGATAAAGCTTCCTACAAACCTGGAGAGCCTGTTGTAGTTACTGTATCAGCCAGTAATACTACAAATGTCAACGCAGATGGCGTCCAAAGGATTAAAACCACTTTGGAGTTCGATCCAACTAAGTTCTCTGTGAAGTCTTACATAGACGAGGATGATGAGTATACAGAGAAGGGGTACAAACCTCTTCTAAATACAGAAAATACGTATATGAATGCTCCATATTTTCTTAAAATGTCATCGCCCAATGCGAAGTATTTAGTCTTAGACTTGCGTTCCGATATTCCTTTTAAGGATGGGCCTATATATCAAGTAACTTTAGATTCTCTAGACACTTTAGGTAGTTATGTTGCTGCGCTAAGCATTTATATTGGTACCGTTACCGCAGGTGGTGATTATATACAGGGCTCACCTATTATTGTTAATACCTTGGTTAATGTAGTAGCACCGAGTTCAGAAAAGCAAATAACACAATTTTCTATACTTAATAGCACGGGGTCAATCGATCAGAAAGATAAAACTATAAATGTACAGGTACCTTTTAATACTGACTTAACCACCTTAGCACCGCAATTCACTGTATCAGCTAGTGCATCTGTCAAGGTAGGAACAACTGCACAAGTTTCAGGAACTACATCTAATAACTTCACGAACCCAGTTAAGTATACTGTTTACGCAGAAGATGGGTCTAAACAAGATTATATGGTTACTGTTAGTCTTGAAACCGCACCACCAATACCTAGCACATCGAAGGATTTAAGCACATTCTCGATACTGGGTAACGCAGGGTCTATTAGTCCAACAGCTAAAACTGTTGATGTAATAGTACCTTTTGCAACTGATTTAACTGCATTAGCACCACAATTTACGATTACAGGTACATCCGTTAAGGTAGGAGATATTACACAGGAGTCTGGTGTAACATTGAATAACTTCACGAGTTCAGTTACGTACACAGTTTATGCAGAAGATAAATCGTACCAAGATTACAAAGTTACCGTTAGGCTTGCATCACCAGATGTAGTTTATCCACCAACTAGTCCTCCACCAACAGGCCCTGTTTCAACGCCTGCACCAACTGCAACACCTAAACCAGTCTTGAATGAGAAGCTAAATATCGATGTAATCAAGGCTCAAGTAGAAAAAGCTACCTCTGCACCTGCAATTGCATTCAAGGATGTACCCAAAGATTCCCCAACAGCTAAAGCAATCGAGTTAGCGACTAAGCTTGGGATCGTTATGGGATATGCGGATGGTTCATTCCATGCTAATGCTACGGTCACTAGAGCAGAATTTGCAACTATGTTAGTGAAAGCGCTTGGTTTAGAATCTACTGACAAAGCGAACTTTAAGGATACCAGAGGGCATTGGGCAGCGGATGCAATTGCAGCATTACATTCGTTCGGTTTTATTAACGGTTACGCAGATGGATCATTCAAGCCAAATCAAAGCATCTCTAAAGCGGAAATAGTGGCTATACTTTCAAAAGTAATAAACATAACTTTATCTTCAAACCCAACGAAGTTCAGTGACGTTTCTGGTTCTTGGGCGGAGGATGCAATTAACAAATTATCGGATAGTGGTATTGTAAAAGGAGCGAGTGACGGATCATTCAAACCGAACGCTAAAGCTACTAGATCAGAGTCATTACTCATGATCTTACGTATGTTAAATGTGAGTCTTAATCTTTCACTAGACATAGAGTAG
- a CDS encoding winged helix-turn-helix transcriptional regulator produces MNTLIEEKRNNHVCEVLQVLGSKWGFAIISELYTSPRRFNQLQRELAPIHTQSLTDTLRLLEQTKLVQRQVFPTVPVSVEYSLTEKGNDFQTVIKEMNNYAIKWDTQR; encoded by the coding sequence ATGAATACCCTGATTGAGGAGAAAAGAAATAATCATGTCTGCGAGGTTTTACAAGTACTTGGCTCAAAATGGGGATTTGCGATTATCAGTGAGTTGTATACAAGCCCCAGACGGTTCAATCAACTCCAGAGGGAGCTAGCCCCCATTCATACGCAGTCTTTAACGGATACTCTTCGTCTACTAGAACAAACAAAATTGGTTCAGCGTCAAGTATTTCCTACTGTACCCGTAAGTGTCGAATACTCTTTGACGGAAAAAGGAAACGACTTTCAAACCGTAATAAAGGAAATGAACAACTATGCAATAAAATGGGATACTCAACGTTGA
- a CDS encoding metallophosphoesterase family protein → MEKIAIISDIHGNIPAFHAVLNDIKAREISRIFCLGDLVGKGPSSDIAVDLVQATCEKVVTGNWDAHVPQLTDSKTIKWHQNKLGKVRLDYLRGLPFSIEFYMSGKFVRLFHASPRSVHERIQPWDSYESRLSLFESSDLCEQEIEADVVGYGDIHNALIQNFNGKTLFNVGSVGNPLEIPQASYAILEGEYNSREPSSFSIQLVRVPYDIELAVKQALEEDMPSLEAYILELRTAQYRGIKK, encoded by the coding sequence ATGGAGAAAATCGCGATCATTTCTGATATTCATGGGAATATCCCGGCATTTCACGCAGTATTGAATGATATTAAAGCACGGGAGATATCTAGAATTTTCTGTTTGGGGGATCTGGTTGGCAAGGGGCCAAGCTCTGATATTGCTGTAGATTTGGTTCAAGCAACATGTGAGAAAGTAGTTACGGGAAATTGGGATGCACATGTACCTCAACTTACTGATAGTAAAACGATAAAGTGGCACCAAAATAAGCTAGGTAAAGTTAGGCTGGATTACCTTCGTGGGTTGCCTTTTTCCATTGAATTTTACATGAGTGGTAAATTTGTTAGGCTTTTTCACGCTTCTCCTCGCAGTGTTCATGAACGAATTCAACCATGGGATTCATACGAGTCAAGACTGTCACTGTTTGAGTCCTCCGATCTCTGCGAGCAAGAGATTGAGGCCGATGTAGTTGGCTATGGGGATATCCATAATGCACTCATTCAGAACTTTAATGGGAAAACGTTATTTAATGTAGGAAGCGTTGGGAATCCATTAGAAATTCCTCAAGCATCTTATGCCATACTAGAAGGGGAGTATAACAGCCGAGAACCTTCATCCTTTAGTATTCAGTTGGTAAGAGTGCCATATGACATTGAGCTAGCTGTTAAACAGGCGCTTGAAGAAGATATGCCATCTTTAGAAGCATACATCTTGGAGTTGAGAACTGCCCAGTATCGAGGAATTAAGAAATAA
- a CDS encoding HAAS signaling domain-containing protein, protein MIRDKYLQQLWDLLAPVPEPLRREWMFDYEEHFRQAGQEGSTEEEIAQELGDPRLIAKEMLLGYRVEQAVSKNGGITHVSRAVFAAVSLGFFNLIFILGPFIALLGVLLALWASSVAIGLSSLVAIYEGVFGEAFTKVQGIYVAITLIAVGMLLGAFSLWLTRVVSRVTLQYLKFNSRVIRVKIK, encoded by the coding sequence ATGATAAGAGATAAGTATTTGCAGCAGCTTTGGGATTTGCTTGCGCCGGTTCCCGAACCGCTACGTCGTGAATGGATGTTTGATTACGAGGAGCATTTCCGGCAAGCCGGCCAGGAAGGTAGTACGGAGGAGGAAATTGCACAGGAGCTTGGCGATCCGCGCCTTATAGCCAAAGAAATGCTGTTAGGTTACCGTGTGGAGCAAGCAGTGAGCAAAAATGGTGGGATTACGCATGTGTCGCGTGCCGTGTTTGCTGCGGTGAGCTTAGGATTTTTTAATCTGATATTCATTCTCGGGCCCTTCATCGCCCTTCTCGGTGTACTATTGGCATTATGGGCTTCATCGGTCGCTATCGGATTGTCCTCATTGGTTGCCATTTACGAAGGGGTATTCGGAGAAGCATTTACCAAAGTCCAAGGAATCTATGTAGCAATAACTCTGATAGCGGTAGGTATGCTGCTAGGAGCGTTCTCACTTTGGCTTACCCGTGTAGTCTCAAGAGTTACATTGCAATATTTGAAATTTAATTCAAGGGTGATAAGGGTGAAAATAAAATGA
- a CDS encoding MFS transporter, whose translation MFVTATSELVVSGILNIIADDLRITIALTGQLITVYSIALAIGTPFLVSVTSRIGRKKVLICSLVVFIVGCLISFWSAQYSVLLFARVVSGIAAGVFNVVAFSSAAKLVPPEKLGGAIGTIILGFSTAMLLGVPIGITITKWLHWQSIFLILGIISFLILLGIMIFLPDIEGDAPISFKQQFTVLRNPIVISGLLVSFFWGAGNSVAQTYLTPYLQTILHMTTSYIGAFMLIIGIFGIIGSRLGGYGVDKWGTVRVISIGLAVQAVSLAFVPVFASIIAVELILITICMCSMFVTAPAVQTYIIQQAPQSANLLLGLNTPISHLGLAVGAGLGGLIVTATSSVVYNPWVASSVIALGLMTASISFSLSKSKGSIKA comes from the coding sequence GTGTTTGTAACAGCAACATCGGAGCTGGTCGTTAGCGGTATTCTCAATATCATCGCCGATGATTTGCGTATTACCATTGCCCTCACAGGGCAACTCATAACGGTATATTCTATAGCCCTGGCCATTGGAACGCCTTTCTTGGTTTCTGTTACCTCCCGTATTGGACGTAAAAAAGTGCTAATCTGTTCACTGGTAGTTTTTATAGTCGGGTGTCTGATTTCCTTTTGGAGCGCTCAGTATTCTGTCTTGCTGTTTGCCCGCGTAGTCTCGGGTATAGCCGCAGGCGTATTCAATGTTGTTGCTTTTAGCTCGGCGGCCAAATTAGTTCCACCCGAGAAATTAGGAGGAGCAATCGGCACAATCATTTTGGGATTTAGTACTGCAATGTTGCTAGGCGTACCTATAGGGATAACGATCACCAAATGGCTACATTGGCAGAGCATTTTTTTAATCTTGGGCATCATCAGCTTTCTCATTTTACTTGGCATTATGATTTTTCTTCCGGATATTGAAGGCGATGCACCCATTTCCTTTAAACAGCAATTCACAGTGCTCAGAAATCCCATCGTGATCAGTGGTTTGTTGGTCTCTTTCTTTTGGGGCGCTGGCAATTCAGTCGCACAAACGTATTTAACTCCTTATTTACAAACAATTCTTCACATGACAACTTCATACATTGGCGCATTCATGCTTATTATCGGAATTTTCGGGATTATCGGGTCACGCTTGGGAGGTTATGGAGTAGATAAATGGGGAACAGTTCGTGTGATTTCTATCGGCTTGGCAGTACAAGCTGTATCTCTTGCATTTGTACCTGTCTTTGCTTCGATTATTGCAGTTGAATTAATATTGATAACCATTTGTATGTGTTCGATGTTTGTGACTGCTCCTGCGGTTCAAACCTACATTATTCAACAAGCGCCTCAATCGGCTAATCTTCTGCTAGGATTAAACACTCCAATCAGTCATTTGGGGCTGGCGGTTGGAGCAGGATTGGGAGGCTTAATTGTGACCGCTACGTCCTCTGTAGTTTACAATCCATGGGTTGCAAGCAGTGTGATTGCGCTTGGATTAATGACGGCTAGCATTTCTTTCTCCTTGAGCAAATCTAAGGGTTCGATTAAGGCATAA
- a CDS encoding DMT family transporter yields MKKTSPPIAPFLPLLVGMIAISFSPILVRYSSAPVSVQGMYRMLFTVLLMLPFGIRRIPQLRLITRKDWILLGLAGFFLALHFLLWMDSLNYTSIASSTIILSLEPVFVMIGAYFIFKERLSKLALLGLFVAIVGAFYVGSGDFGISSKAIKGDILSFLGTIAVAVNMLIAKRILTRVPSFLYSLIVFAVASFCFALYNLSMDFNMTTYASKEWGVFLLLAIVPTVFGHLIFNWLLQYVNPTTISITVLAEPVGASILGIILFQEMVTSSQLIGGVLIIAGLLLYMRSEYSVKSGVV; encoded by the coding sequence ATGAAAAAAACCTCGCCGCCGATTGCACCTTTTCTACCGCTTCTTGTAGGAATGATTGCAATTTCGTTCTCACCTATATTAGTTCGATATTCTAGTGCTCCCGTTTCTGTTCAAGGAATGTATCGCATGCTATTCACGGTCCTTCTTATGCTACCATTCGGAATTCGCCGAATACCACAATTACGCCTCATCACGAGAAAGGATTGGATTCTGCTAGGTTTGGCAGGATTTTTCCTTGCGCTGCATTTTCTATTATGGATGGATTCATTAAACTATACTTCAATAGCAAGCTCCACTATTATTTTATCGTTAGAGCCTGTCTTCGTTATGATCGGTGCCTATTTCATATTCAAAGAGCGATTAAGTAAGCTTGCTCTGCTTGGTTTATTCGTCGCTATTGTAGGGGCATTCTATGTAGGGTCGGGAGACTTCGGCATATCCAGTAAAGCAATTAAGGGTGATATTTTATCATTTCTAGGCACCATAGCAGTAGCAGTGAACATGCTAATCGCCAAAAGAATTCTCACACGTGTGCCATCCTTTTTGTACAGCTTAATCGTCTTTGCAGTCGCATCCTTTTGTTTCGCTCTATACAATCTCTCGATGGATTTCAACATGACGACTTATGCCTCTAAGGAATGGGGTGTTTTCCTCCTACTTGCTATCGTGCCTACCGTTTTCGGCCATCTCATTTTTAATTGGCTGCTGCAATACGTGAATCCTACAACCATTTCTATAACTGTTCTAGCCGAACCAGTCGGTGCAAGCATCCTTGGCATCATCCTTTTTCAGGAGATGGTTACTTCCTCCCAACTCATTGGGGGCGTGCTTATTATTGCAGGTTTACTCCTTTATATGAGATCGGAGTATTCTGTTAAATCAGGGGTTGTTTAA
- the pdxR gene encoding MocR-like pyridoxine biosynthesis transcription factor PdxR, with product MDWKPDKELQIPVYIQISNYMEMRIMNGEFPSGSSLPSERALAALLDVNRSTIIAAYDQLNALGLVSRKKGFGTIVTLSSTAEGSMKRIPNWEEYVKGGFLHRNDPMTRQIHKILGSDKPYINFAIGELSPDLFPVTLMQEAHSQLELSQYLGYEHIQGNLKLRESIAIHLQTFRSISSSSSSILVTSGAQQALQLIIQCLLQPGDGIAIEDPSYSFSLPIFHSAGLRTFRLPVTADGIDPEEIVSLYKQHRIKMVFVNPIYQNPTGTLLSYERRQRLLEISTKYGIAIVEDDPNSLSSYNQEPVYTLKSMDQDGSVLYVSSLSKIVSSGLRIGWITGPQSVIQRLTDAKQQWDFGHSNIPQWIAAQLLTSEHLDNHLMKLRVGLQKKLDLTIESLRLEFGDNAQFEIPRGGIHLWCALSGDWEEQRLFNYAIDNGVVFTPGSTLGSDNRHIRLTFSKVDDHLIKQGIKKLAEAYHRAIADSK from the coding sequence ATGGATTGGAAACCGGATAAAGAATTGCAAATCCCGGTATATATTCAAATCTCCAATTACATGGAGATGAGAATCATGAACGGTGAATTTCCTTCGGGCAGCTCTTTGCCTTCGGAACGCGCGCTAGCTGCCCTACTCGATGTTAACCGTAGCACGATTATTGCTGCCTATGATCAATTAAACGCTCTTGGGCTTGTGAGTCGCAAGAAAGGCTTCGGAACTATTGTAACCCTTTCTTCAACTGCTGAAGGAAGCATGAAACGCATCCCTAATTGGGAAGAGTATGTGAAGGGCGGATTTCTACATCGCAATGATCCCATGACCCGCCAAATCCACAAAATCCTAGGCTCTGACAAGCCTTACATAAACTTTGCAATCGGTGAGCTTAGCCCCGATTTGTTTCCTGTTACCCTTATGCAAGAAGCACATAGTCAGTTGGAGTTAAGTCAGTATTTAGGTTATGAACACATCCAAGGTAATCTCAAGCTGCGGGAAAGCATTGCCATTCATCTACAAACCTTTCGTAGCATCTCTTCCTCATCATCATCTATTCTTGTTACTTCAGGCGCGCAGCAAGCCTTGCAGCTTATTATACAATGCTTGTTACAACCGGGGGACGGTATTGCTATTGAAGATCCTTCCTATTCCTTCTCCCTGCCCATCTTTCACTCTGCAGGCTTAAGAACCTTTAGGTTGCCCGTTACTGCGGACGGTATTGATCCAGAGGAGATCGTTTCCTTATATAAACAGCATCGAATTAAGATGGTGTTCGTTAATCCGATCTATCAGAACCCTACAGGAACTTTGCTATCCTATGAACGTAGGCAAAGATTGCTGGAAATATCGACGAAATACGGGATAGCGATTGTAGAGGATGATCCAAACAGTCTCAGCAGCTATAACCAAGAGCCGGTGTACACCTTGAAGTCGATGGATCAAGATGGATCCGTTTTATATGTTAGCTCATTGTCGAAAATCGTATCATCCGGACTTCGGATCGGCTGGATTACCGGGCCGCAATCCGTCATTCAGCGGTTAACTGATGCCAAGCAGCAATGGGATTTCGGTCATTCCAACATTCCTCAATGGATCGCAGCTCAGCTACTTACTTCCGAGCATTTGGACAACCATCTTATGAAGCTTAGAGTTGGCTTGCAGAAAAAACTCGATCTAACGATAGAATCCCTCCGATTGGAATTCGGCGACAATGCGCAATTCGAAATTCCTCGCGGAGGGATCCATCTTTGGTGTGCTTTAAGTGGGGATTGGGAAGAGCAGCGTTTGTTTAACTATGCCATCGACAACGGCGTTGTATTTACTCCGGGAAGTACACTCGGTTCGGATAACCGCCATATTCGCCTGACCTTTAGTAAGGTTGATGACCATCTGATTAAACAAGGGATTAAAAAGCTTGCGGAAGCTTATCATAGAGCAATAGCTGATAGCAAGTAG
- the ltrA gene encoding group II intron reverse transcriptase/maturase: protein MNAVKPANYAKVKAQELQNKLYLAAKEKSKRRFHALYDKIYREDILWEAWRRVKGNKGSGGVDGMTIDQIVKVHGEEQFVEEIRRQLTTGVYHPLPARRKEIPKQDGKLRPLGIPAVVDRVAQMATKLVIEPIFETDFKECSYGFRPKRDAKGAIRHIRRAVKKGVYWVVDIDIAGYFDNIPHEKLMKLVEQRISDRRILKLIRKWLKAGFVKDDQFYETDLGSPQGGVISPLLANIYLNYLDTIWENKFTELGTLVRYADDLVILCKTKEEALKSIDVLKAVFGKLELQMNTSKSKLINLWNDKSGFDFLGMHHRKIPKQVKGIERYILRSYPSKKAMKKMKEKVKEVTEPRNRLFWTMNRMVDELNPKIQGWRNYYAMDTFADLFLNKIDWYILKRLTLFWNKKRNRRKKHSHSRIAGIVAQHSGLKKLVG, encoded by the coding sequence GTGAATGCAGTCAAACCTGCTAACTACGCCAAAGTAAAAGCTCAAGAACTTCAAAACAAGCTATATCTTGCCGCCAAGGAAAAATCGAAAAGAAGGTTTCATGCCCTCTACGACAAAATTTATCGGGAAGATATCCTGTGGGAAGCTTGGAGACGAGTAAAAGGCAACAAGGGCAGTGGAGGTGTCGATGGAATGACCATCGACCAAATCGTAAAGGTGCATGGGGAAGAACAGTTCGTCGAAGAAATTCGCAGACAATTAACTACAGGTGTATATCATCCGCTACCGGCAAGGAGGAAAGAGATACCTAAGCAGGACGGAAAGCTTCGTCCGCTCGGTATTCCTGCTGTCGTCGACCGCGTTGCGCAAATGGCAACGAAACTTGTAATTGAGCCAATCTTTGAGACGGACTTCAAGGAATGCTCTTATGGATTCCGCCCAAAACGAGATGCCAAAGGAGCAATCCGCCACATTCGACGTGCCGTTAAGAAAGGCGTCTACTGGGTAGTGGATATTGATATCGCCGGGTACTTCGACAACATTCCGCATGAGAAGTTGATGAAGCTTGTGGAGCAACGAATAAGCGACAGAAGGATACTCAAACTCATACGGAAATGGCTGAAGGCAGGCTTCGTAAAAGATGATCAGTTCTACGAAACCGACCTCGGAAGCCCTCAGGGTGGCGTGATTAGTCCATTACTTGCAAACATCTATCTGAACTATCTCGACACGATTTGGGAGAACAAATTCACTGAACTTGGCACACTCGTCCGCTATGCGGACGATCTTGTTATCCTTTGCAAAACCAAGGAAGAAGCGCTGAAGTCAATCGACGTATTGAAAGCAGTATTCGGAAAACTCGAACTACAGATGAATACGTCCAAGTCCAAACTTATTAACCTATGGAATGATAAGTCGGGATTTGATTTTCTGGGCATGCATCACCGAAAAATCCCGAAACAGGTCAAGGGAATAGAACGTTATATTCTGCGAAGCTACCCCTCGAAAAAAGCCATGAAGAAAATGAAAGAGAAGGTAAAGGAAGTCACTGAGCCGCGTAACCGACTATTTTGGACAATGAACAGAATGGTTGACGAACTCAATCCGAAAATACAGGGTTGGAGGAACTACTACGCTATGGATACCTTTGCTGATCTGTTTCTAAATAAAATCGACTGGTATATTCTAAAAAGATTGACATTGTTTTGGAATAAGAAACGCAATCGTCGTAAGAAGCATAGTCATTCCAGAATAGCGGGCATTGTTGCCCAGCACTCTGGACTAAAGAAACTCGTTGGATAG
- a CDS encoding DUF4097 family beta strand repeat-containing protein, protein MRNWIIIALILLVVGLVGAGRTMGNEGFFNFGSVEIDQQQAMDATGVKHIVLSFNSLDVTTVKGSTNEIKASLTGKVSKKFLESTKLNISRKADTITVSVDTKNGFTFGLSILDLELRLELPEQQYESITMDNGSGNINVAELAAQTIKIKNSSGNVQLNKLTANKLTLNVSSGSSQVTNVSANSAELDGYSGNITIEKLTAQKLSVKAGSGNVKMIDVDAELVVKAASGNIRAEQQDIKRPMDLSTGSGNVTINTDEKPASVEFNFTAGSGTFRNQWDKNSNDDHKQNIRFGDGSTPVRVHTGSGNFTIGGR, encoded by the coding sequence ATGAGAAACTGGATTATTATCGCACTTATTCTATTAGTAGTCGGGTTAGTTGGTGCAGGCAGAACGATGGGGAATGAAGGATTTTTTAATTTTGGAAGTGTAGAGATTGATCAGCAACAAGCGATGGATGCCACTGGGGTAAAGCATATTGTACTATCTTTCAATAGCTTGGATGTAACTACAGTTAAAGGTTCTACGAATGAAATTAAGGCTTCTCTTACTGGGAAAGTGAGTAAAAAATTTCTGGAATCAACTAAACTAAATATTTCTCGGAAAGCCGATACTATTACAGTTAGCGTAGATACTAAAAATGGGTTTACATTTGGATTAAGCATTCTTGATTTAGAGCTCAGACTGGAGCTGCCGGAGCAGCAATATGAATCCATCACCATGGACAACGGCAGCGGCAATATTAACGTAGCCGAGTTGGCTGCTCAAACCATCAAAATTAAGAATAGTTCAGGTAATGTGCAGCTGAATAAGTTAACAGCAAATAAACTTACCTTAAACGTAAGTAGTGGTTCCTCTCAAGTTACTAATGTTTCGGCTAATTCAGCTGAGCTGGATGGATATTCTGGCAATATTACAATCGAGAAGCTGACAGCGCAGAAGCTATCGGTGAAGGCGGGTAGCGGCAATGTTAAAATGATTGACGTGGATGCTGAGCTTGTAGTAAAAGCTGCTAGCGGCAACATTAGAGCCGAGCAACAGGATATCAAACGCCCTATGGATCTCTCAACCGGAAGCGGTAATGTAACCATTAACACAGATGAAAAACCGGCATCCGTCGAATTCAATTTTACCGCTGGCTCTGGCACATTCCGTAACCAATGGGATAAGAACTCTAACGACGATCACAAACAAAATATACGTTTCGGCGATGGCAGCACGCCAGTCCGTGTCCACACGGGGTCAGGTAATTTTACTATTGGTGGGCGTTAG